In Alkalihalobacterium alkalinitrilicum, a genomic segment contains:
- a CDS encoding iron-containing alcohol dehydrogenase — protein MLLNKAFRYEIPTIIEFENGLINKLAEFVKEFGGTNVLIVCDPGVLQAGVVTKLEEPLKADNIPYSIFSEIEADPAIESVDLGLEMAKRDGCDLVVGVGGGSSLDTAKAIGLMLTNPGHIKDYVGINMVPNPSAPVIAVPTTAGTGSEITIWSVLSDKKEKAKVSVGSIYNCPNMALVDPELTISLPPHITAATGMDALTHAMESYVNKATQPISEGLSVQAMKMISQNLRLAVVQGENVEARSNMLLASLIAAMAFNSTRLGLAHALAIPLGAHFKIPHGTVNAILLPEVMEFNVIGNVSKYAEIASIFGVNTTGLTEREAAEQSVVAIRQLNKDVGITQTLTDFGLKEEHLQMIAEEAMLSGNVPVNPRKPTIEDLKAICRAAM, from the coding sequence ATGTTATTAAATAAAGCGTTTAGGTATGAAATTCCAACCATTATCGAATTTGAAAATGGATTAATTAATAAACTTGCAGAGTTTGTAAAAGAGTTTGGAGGAACGAATGTATTGATCGTTTGTGATCCAGGTGTATTACAAGCTGGTGTTGTTACTAAATTAGAAGAGCCATTAAAGGCAGACAATATTCCTTACTCTATTTTTTCAGAGATTGAGGCAGACCCTGCGATTGAATCAGTTGACTTAGGCCTTGAAATGGCTAAGAGAGATGGTTGTGATTTAGTTGTAGGTGTTGGGGGAGGAAGTTCCCTAGATACAGCTAAGGCGATTGGACTTATGTTGACGAACCCAGGCCACATTAAAGATTATGTTGGAATTAACATGGTTCCAAATCCAAGTGCACCTGTAATTGCAGTACCAACTACAGCGGGGACTGGTAGTGAAATTACGATTTGGTCTGTTCTTTCAGATAAAAAAGAGAAAGCAAAAGTGAGTGTTGGAAGTATTTATAACTGTCCGAATATGGCACTGGTTGATCCAGAATTAACGATTTCACTTCCGCCGCATATTACAGCAGCAACAGGTATGGATGCTTTAACTCATGCGATGGAATCTTACGTAAATAAAGCAACCCAACCAATTTCAGAAGGTTTATCCGTACAAGCAATGAAAATGATATCGCAAAATCTACGTTTAGCGGTTGTTCAAGGCGAGAACGTTGAAGCAAGGTCGAATATGCTGCTTGCTAGTTTAATTGCAGCCATGGCTTTCAACTCAACGCGTTTGGGTTTAGCTCATGCTCTAGCAATTCCACTTGGTGCACATTTTAAAATTCCACATGGTACAGTAAATGCAATTTTACTCCCTGAAGTTATGGAATTTAATGTCATTGGTAATGTTTCAAAGTATGCAGAGATCGCTTCGATCTTTGGTGTAAATACAACTGGATTAACGGAGCGTGAAGCTGCTGAGCAATCGGTAGTTGCGATCCGTCAGTTAAATAAAGATGTTGGTATCACACAAACATTAACAGACTTTGGCTTAAAAGAAGAACATTTACAAATGATAGCTGAGGAAGCAATGTTATCTGGGAATGTTCCAGTAAATCCTAGAAAACCGACAATCGAAGACTTGAAGGCAATTTGTAGAGCAGCAATGTAA
- a CDS encoding aldehyde dehydrogenase family protein has translation MEATTNTFLSWLEKEQNKTYENFINGEWKSSLSGETYPVSCPGKNNIVLGHFPYSTEEDVNLAVEAAHQAFQSWSQVPGPDRAAILLKFADLLQDHLEELAFILSAEQGKVLAEARGEVGRAIKETRNVAGDAIRIEGTTLPSEKSNVTAAVKHQPIGVVAAIAPWNFPVVTPIRKIVPALAYGCTVVYKPASETPWTSIKIMELLYKAGVPNGVVNLVSGSGSKVGNPLTNHPLVKGVSFTGSTGVGTRLNEMAARRLVKTQLELGGKNPAVVLDYEDVNVVAKEIVGAAFACSGQRCTSISRVIVLKEKAEELVSAIKEQMNALKVGPSWEPTSTIGPLVNKDQLETTLNYIKIGKDEGATLELGGEVLSEGEMGEGNYVVPALFTNVTPEMKIAKEEIFGPVLSVLEVESFEDALEVANDVEYGLAASIFTNNLSLANRFVEAVESGMVHVNHGTASQAHVPFGGVKQSGYGAYSIGKTNKEFYTNVKVSYFQY, from the coding sequence ATGGAAGCAACTACAAACACATTTCTTTCTTGGTTAGAGAAAGAGCAGAATAAAACGTATGAAAATTTTATAAACGGTGAGTGGAAGTCAAGTTTAAGTGGGGAAACTTATCCCGTGTCTTGCCCAGGAAAAAACAATATAGTATTAGGACACTTTCCATACTCTACCGAGGAAGATGTTAACTTAGCAGTAGAAGCGGCTCACCAAGCCTTCCAATCGTGGTCTCAAGTTCCAGGACCAGACCGAGCCGCCATCCTACTAAAATTTGCTGATTTACTACAAGATCATCTAGAAGAACTAGCGTTTATTCTATCAGCAGAACAAGGAAAAGTATTAGCTGAAGCGAGAGGCGAAGTTGGTAGAGCTATAAAAGAAACGAGAAATGTAGCAGGGGATGCAATAAGAATCGAAGGGACTACTCTTCCTAGTGAAAAAAGTAATGTCACTGCAGCTGTTAAGCATCAACCAATTGGAGTAGTTGCAGCAATTGCACCATGGAATTTTCCAGTTGTTACTCCAATCCGAAAGATTGTCCCAGCGCTTGCTTACGGGTGTACGGTCGTTTATAAACCCGCATCAGAAACACCTTGGACGTCCATAAAAATTATGGAACTTTTATACAAAGCTGGAGTACCCAATGGAGTTGTAAATCTTGTTTCAGGTAGTGGATCAAAAGTGGGGAACCCATTAACTAACCATCCATTAGTCAAGGGAGTTAGTTTTACTGGATCAACGGGAGTTGGAACGAGATTAAATGAAATGGCAGCTAGACGCTTAGTCAAAACACAATTGGAGCTTGGTGGGAAGAATCCTGCTGTTGTCCTTGATTATGAAGATGTGAATGTAGTAGCAAAAGAAATTGTAGGAGCGGCCTTCGCTTGTAGTGGTCAACGATGTACATCCATTAGTAGAGTCATTGTTTTAAAAGAAAAAGCAGAAGAACTAGTAAGTGCAATCAAAGAGCAAATGAATGCGTTAAAAGTAGGACCGTCATGGGAACCAACATCAACAATTGGTCCTCTTGTTAATAAAGACCAGTTAGAAACGACACTAAATTATATTAAAATAGGAAAAGATGAAGGTGCGACGCTAGAACTTGGCGGTGAAGTGCTAAGTGAAGGTGAAATGGGAGAAGGAAACTATGTTGTTCCAGCTTTATTCACAAACGTAACACCTGAAATGAAGATTGCAAAAGAAGAAATTTTTGGCCCTGTTCTAAGTGTACTAGAAGTAGAAAGCTTTGAGGACGCTTTAGAGGTGGCAAATGATGTTGAATATGGTTTAGCAGCGTCAATCTTCACTAACAATCTATCATTAGCTAATCGATTTGTAGAAGCAGTAGAGTCTGGTATGGTTCATGTTAACCACGGAACAGCCAGCCAAGCCCATGTACCATTCGGTGGAGTGAAACAGTCAGGGTATGGCGCGTATTCCATAGGGAAAACGAATAAAGAATTTTATACGAATGTAAAAGTAAGTTATTTTCAATATTAA
- a CDS encoding 2-hydroxyacid dehydrogenase — protein MKPKVLVTRDLPGEGIERLREVADVEVHTGKEELTKEQLIQAIADKDAIISLLVNEIDAEVMDAAPHLKVISNYAVGFNNIDVDAAQERGIIVTNTPDVLTESTADLTWALLLAVARRIPESDTYTREGKFVGWAPELLLGRTVYGKTLGIIGMGRIGEAVVRRAKGFGMNIVYYNRRPLSTEKELELDASYASLEEVISQADFLSLHTPLTPETRYLIDENELKAMKDTAYLINTSRGPLVNEKALVNALKEKAIAGAGLDVFENEPAIEEELLNFQNVVLAPHIGSATIETRVEMADLAINNTISILKGENALTPVYS, from the coding sequence ATGAAACCCAAAGTGCTAGTAACACGGGATTTACCTGGCGAAGGAATCGAAAGATTACGTGAAGTGGCAGATGTGGAAGTCCATACGGGGAAAGAAGAGTTAACCAAAGAGCAGTTAATTCAAGCCATCGCAGATAAAGATGCCATTATCTCTTTACTTGTGAATGAAATTGATGCAGAGGTTATGGATGCTGCTCCTCATTTAAAGGTTATTTCTAACTATGCAGTTGGCTTCAATAACATTGATGTGGACGCAGCACAGGAACGCGGAATTATCGTTACGAATACACCTGACGTTTTAACAGAGTCAACGGCTGATTTAACATGGGCATTGTTACTTGCAGTGGCTAGAAGAATTCCTGAAAGTGATACGTATACACGAGAAGGAAAGTTTGTTGGTTGGGCTCCCGAGTTACTTCTTGGAAGAACAGTTTATGGTAAAACGTTAGGTATTATAGGGATGGGAAGAATTGGTGAGGCTGTTGTGAGAAGAGCAAAAGGGTTTGGAATGAACATTGTTTATTACAATCGTCGCCCGCTTTCAACTGAAAAAGAACTTGAACTTGATGCAAGCTATGCGAGTTTAGAGGAAGTCATATCACAAGCTGATTTTCTCTCGTTACATACACCACTAACGCCTGAGACTCGGTATTTGATTGACGAAAATGAGTTAAAAGCAATGAAAGATACAGCCTACTTAATTAACACGTCAAGAGGTCCGTTAGTTAATGAAAAAGCACTTGTGAATGCTCTAAAAGAGAAGGCTATTGCTGGTGCTGGCCTTGATGTATTTGAAAACGAGCCTGCAATTGAAGAAGAACTATTAAACTTTCAAAATGTCGTCCTCGCTCCACATATAGGTAGTGCAACAATTGAAACGAGAGTTGAAATGGCAGATTTAGCGATTAATAATACTATCTCCATTTTAAAAGGAGAAAATGCTTTAACGCCTGTGTATTCTTAA